A genomic stretch from Hemicordylus capensis ecotype Gifberg chromosome 5, rHemCap1.1.pri, whole genome shotgun sequence includes:
- the TCF20 gene encoding transcription factor 20 isoform X1 — MQSFREQSSYHGNQQNYPQEVHGASRLEEFSTRQQVQMFQSFGGGGGGGGSSSSSSSGRRGAAGNSASMAGENSGHQSYQGFRKESGEFYYMASSKDPVTGGQQLPQRRPSGPVQSYGPPQGSSFGSQYGSEGHVSQFQTQHSSLSGVTHYQQDYTGPFSPGSAQYQQQTSSQQQQQQVQQMRQQLFQSHQPLSQASGQSASSTSHLQPMQRPSALPSSASGYQLRVGQYSQHYQPPASSSSSFPSPQRFGQSGQNYDGSYSVNAGSQYEGHAVGSSAQAYGTQSNYNFQTQPMKNFEQTKLPQGGQQGQAQQQQQQPPSQHVMQYSNTATKLSLQGQVGQYNQAEVPVRSPMQFHQNFSPISNPSPAASVVQSPSCSSTPSPLMPSGENLQCGQSNMPVASRNRILQMMPQLSPTPSMMPSPNAQGGGFKGFGLEGLQEKRLTDPGLSSLSALSSQVANLPNTVQHMLLSDALAPQKKSSKRSSSSKKADSCTNSEGSSQAEEQLKSPLAESIDGGCSSSSEDQGERVRQLSGQSTSSDTTYKGGNLERSHSSPAQASQNEPSKLSTSPAVEEEMTSPPDEKEAVVAVETTPKVSEKAVGVIVSREAMAGRAEKSSGQDKPQQDDVPTGTPAPPPSGMKETGHMGIQQESQGGSKGNKSGDNSTNHNGDGNNQLGHAVIGSSFSGRTEPSKNPGSLRYSYKDTIGVSMQRNAGNFPQYPPGQDKGDFPGHSERKGRNEKFPSLLQEVLQGYHHNPDRRYSRNAQDHHGMTGSLEGAMRPNVLINQANELSNRGLLNKSIGSLLENPHWGPWDRKSSGTTSDMKQINLADYPMPRKFEMESQSLAHEGGGLSERRSVICDISPLRQIARDPGPHPVGHMGTDGRSGRSDRLTPGLSQSVILPGGLVAMEAKLKSHSGQIKEEDFEQSKTSVSMNNKKSGDHCHLAGFKHESYRGNASPGAAVLDSASDYMLQQDSRSLPLRRGPGRMGSSREGMRGKSPSQFHDLADKLKMSPGRSRGPASDLHHMNPHMVLSDRVNRGSLHSPFPANSESSSLASAYHTNARSHAFGDPSQGLNSQYHYKRQLYQQQQEEYKDWSSSSAQGVIAAAQHRQEAARKSPRQQQFLDRVRSPLKNDKDGMMYLHSGPYHDAGSQETGRCLLGSDGTLQNKCAEMKHMNQKIPQHESGWDLSRQVAPSKNSSSLGAAGQKRFVPQDSDAHRRDDAGDVLKSGNTMVRVPGQEDQSPQNPLIMRRRVRSFISPIPSKRQLQEMKHSGTEDKGHLHPSSKDGTDKAFNSYAHSSQNQDVGKSLPKGDSSRNLPSPDHRNYSAVSLTSPAKTKILPPRKGRGLKLEAIVQKITSPNVRRTASSHCAEAGADAVTLDDILSLKSGPPEGGNVANHGMEAENIKEEIVLDQESQELTSEVSLTISSEEWHGEGDVVKKETSELSSVGKECSVSTVIPVPSQISLGQGRTDGSLTAAGTLSFSESKTVSPSSVLTPEPNPKSEEKDGDAVIMTPKPDPFPPKGYFPSGKKKGRPIGSVNKQKKQQQQKQQQQQQQQQQQQQQQQQQQLLPPLPSVPIALQPSGEPKPKRQRRERRKTAAQPRKRKPRRAAPIVEPQEPEIKLKYATQSLDKSDTKNKSFFPYIHVVNKCEIGAVCTIINAEEEEQNKLVRGRKGLRSSTPPPSNTESKVLPTSSFMLQGPVVTESSVMGHLVCCLCGKWASYRNMGDLFGPFYPQDYAATLPKNPPPKRATEMQNKVKVRHKSASNGSKTDTEEEEEQQQQQKEQRSLAAHPRFKRRHRSEDCAGASRSLSRGAACKKATIEGGNVGEKAPSDSKPSVSTSDGGPELELQIPELPLDSNEFWVHEGCILWANGIYLVCGRLYGLQEAVEIAKEMKCSHCQEPGATLGCYNKGCSFRYHYPCAIDADCLLNEENFSVRCPKHKPLLPCSLPSLQNKMVKGSLSTEQSERG; from the coding sequence ATGCAGTCCTTTCGGGAGCAAAGCAGTTACCACGGAAACCAGCAGAACTACCCACAGGAAGTGCATGGTGCATCCCGGTTAGAAGAATTTAGCACCCGCCAGCAGGTTCAGATGTTCCAGAGCTTTGGAGGAGgcggaggtggcggtggcagcagtagcagcagcagtagtgggcGCCGTGGAGCCGCAGGAAACTCTGCATCAATGGCTGGCGAGAACTCTGGACATCAGAGCTATCAAGGTTTCCGAAAAGAATCAGGAGAATTCTACTATATGGCCTCTAGTAAGGATCCTGTGACAGGAGGACAGCAGCTCCCTCAGCGCAGGCCTTCTGGACCGGTGCAGAGCTATGGGCCACCCCAGGGGAGCAGCTTTGGGAGTCAGTATGGGAGTGAGGGTCATGTGAGCCAATTTCAAACACAGCACTCATCCCTTAGTGGGGTGACTCACTATCAGCAGGATTATACTGGTCCtttttcccctggaagtgctcagtACCAACAACAGActtccagccagcagcagcagcaacaggtgcAGCAGATGAGGCAACAGCTCTTCCAGTCTCATCAGCCTTTGTCACAGGCATCCGGCCAGTCTGCATCCAGCACATCTCATTTGCAGCCAATGCAGCGCCCTTCAGCTTTGCCTTCATCTGCATCTGGCTATCAGCTGCGAGTGGGTCAGTATAGCCAACACTAtcagcctcctgcttcttcctcttcttcgttTCCTTCTCCTCAGCGTTTTGGCCAGTCTGGACAGAACTATGATGGTAGTTACAGTGTGAATGCTGGTTCACAGTATGAAGGACATGCCGTGGGATCAAGTGCACAAGCTTATGGGACTCAATCAAATTACAACTTTCAGACACAACCAATGAAGAACTTTGAGCAGACAAAGTTGCCCCAAGGGGGTCAGCAGggacaggcacagcagcagcagcagcagcctccttcacAGCATGTCATGCAGTACTCAAATACTGCTACCAAGCTGTCTCTTCAAGGTCAAGTGGGGCAGTACAACCAAGCTGAGGTCCCTGTGAGATCACCCATGCAGTTCCATCAAAATTTCAGTCCTATATCTAATCCTTCTCCAGCTGCCTCTGTAGTTCAGTCTCCAAGCTGCAGCTCTACACCATCTCCCCTCATGCCAAGTGGTGAGAATCTTCAATGTGGACAAAGCAACATGCCAGTGGCCTCAAGAAACCGCATTTTACAGATGATGCCTCAGCTTAGTCCAACACCATCCATGATGCCAAGCCCCAATGCTCAGGGTGGAGGATTCAAGGGATTTGGGCTTGAAGGACTGCAGGAAAAAAGGCTTACAGATCCAGGACTAAGCAGCCTAAGTGCCCTAAGTAGTCAAGTGGCTAATCTTCCCAATACAGTCCAGCACATGTTACTCTCGGATGCTTTGGCACCTCAGAAGAAAAGCTCCAAAAGATCTTCATCATCTAAAAAAGCTGACAGTTGCACAAACTCAGAAGGCTCTTCCCAAGCAGAGGAGCAGCTCAAGTCTCCTCTGGCTGAGTCTATTGATGGTGGCTGCTCCAGTAGTTCAGAGGATCAAGGCGAGAGGGTGAGACAGTTGAGTGGTCAGAGCACCAGTTCTGACACCACATACAAGGGGGGTAACTTGGAGAGATCCCACTCTTCGCCAGCACAGGCATCTCAAAATGAGCCCTCAAAGCTCAGTACCAGCCCTGCAGTTGAGGAAGAAATGACCTCTCCTCCTGATGAAAAAGAGGCTGTGGTAGCTGTGGAGACCACCCCAAAGGTCAGTGAAAAGGCAGTTGGTGTGATAGTCTCACGGGAGGCTATGgcagggagagcagaaaagtCAAGCGGGCAGGATAAACCCCAACAAGATGATGTTCCTACAGGCACTCCAGCACCTCCTCCCAGTGGGATGAAAGAGACTGGTCATATGGGAATACAGCAAGAGTCGCAAGGAGGGAGTAAAGGGAACAAGAGTGGGGATAACAGTACTAACCATAATGGAGATGGAAACAATCAACTTGGCCATGCTGTCATTGGTTCCAGTTTTTCAGGAAGAACAGAGCCTTCTAAAAACCCTGGTAGTTTGAGGTATAGCTACAAAGACACCATAGGAGTTAGTATGCAGAGAAATGCCGGAAACTTCCCTCAGTATCCTCCTGGTCAAGATAAAGGGGATTTTCCAGGGCATAGTGAGCGAAAGGGCCGCAATGAGAAATTTCCCAGTCTGTTGCAGGAAGTCTTGCAGGGGTATCACCATAACCCTGACAGAAGATATTCAAGAAATGCACAGGATCATCATGGAATGACTGGAAGTCTGGAAGGTGCAATGCGACCTAATGTTCTCATCAATCAAGCCAATGAATTAAGCAACAGGGGCCTTTTAAACAAAAGCATAGGTTCTCTTCTGGAAAATCCACACTGGGGCCCATGGGATAGAAAGTCAAGTGGGACGACTTCTGATATGAAACAGATAAATCTGGCTGACTACCCCATGCCTAGAAAGTTTGAAATGGAATCCCAGTCTTTAGCTCATGAGGGGGGAGGACTCTCTGAAAGGAGATCAGTTATTTGTGATATATCTCCTTTGAGGCAGATTGCTAGAGACCCAGGGCCTCACCCTGTGGGGCACATGGGTACTGATGGCAGGAGTGGAAGGAGTGACCGTCTCACTCCTGGTTtaagtcagtcagtcatccttcCTGGTGGCCTTGTGGCCATGGAAGCAAAGCTGAAGTCTCACAGTGGGCAGATTAAGGAAGAAGATTTTGAACAGTCCAAGACTTCTGTCAGCATGAACAATAAAAAATCAGGAGACCATTGTCATCTTGCCGGTTTTAAGCATGAGTCCTACCGAGGGAATGCTAGCCCTGGAGCTGCAGTACTTGATTCTGCATCGGACTACATGCTCCAACAGGATAGCCGATCATTGCCACTGAGACGGGGACCTGGAAGAATGGGAAGCAGCCGGGAGGGGATGAGGGGTAAGTCTCCCTCTCAATTTCATGATCTGGCAGACAAACTGAAGATGTCACCAGGTAGAAGCAGAGGTCCAGCATCAGATCTTCACCATATGAATCCACACATGGTGCTTTCTGACAGGGTCAACCGGGGTTCCTTGCATTCTCCTTTCCCCGCAAATTCTGAAAGCTCATCATTGGCTTCAGCATATCACACTAATGCTCGATCTCATGCTTTTGGTGATCCTAGCCAGGGGTTAAATTCCCAGTATCACTACAAACGGCAGTTATAccaacagcagcaggaagaatACAAAGATTGGAGTAGCAGTTCTGCCCAAGGGGTGATTGCAGCAGCACAACACAGGCAGGAGGCAGCAAGAAAGAGTCCACGGCAGCAGCAATTCTTGGACAGAGTAAGGAGTCCCTTGAAAAATGACAAAGACGGAATGATGTATCTCCATTCTGGTCCTTACCATGATGCTGGAAGCCAAGAAACCGGCCGTTGCTTGTTGGGGAGTGATGGAACTCTTCAAAATAAGTGTGCTGAGATGAAACATATGAACCAAAAAATTCCGCAACATGAGTCTGGGTGGGACCTCTCCCGGCAGGTGGCTCCTAGCAAGAACAGTAGCTCTCTGGGGGCAGCTGGTCAGAAGAGATTTGTTCCTCAAGACAGTGATGCACACAGGCGTGATGATGCTGGGGATGTACTTAAATCTGGTAATACCATGGTAAGGGTCCCTGGCCAAGAAGATCAATCTCCACAGAATCCTTTAATCATGAGGAGGAGAGTCCGCTCTTTCATTTCTCCTATTCCTAGCAAGAGGCAGTTGCAGGAAATGAAGCATAGTGGCACTGAAGACAAAGGACACTTGCATCCTTCATCAAAGGATGGCACTGACAAAGCATTCAACTCTTATGCCCACTCTTCCCAAAACCAAGATGTTGGCAAATCACTCCCAAAAGGAGACTCCTCTAGGAATCTTCCAAGTCCTGATCATAGAAATTACTCTGCTGTTTCCCTCACAAGCccagctaaaacaaaaattctgCCTCCACGGAAAGGGCGTGGATTAAAATTGGAAGCCATTGTTCAAAAAATCACATCTCCCAATGTTAGGAGAACTGCTTCTTCACATTGTGCTGAAGCTGGTGCAGATGCAGTCACTCTTGATGACATTCTGTCCCTGAAGAGTGGCCCACCTGAGGGTGGGAATGTGGCCAATCATGGAATGGAGGCAGAAAATATAAAAGAAGAAATTGTGTTGGATCAAGAGAGCCAGGAATTGACTAGTGAAGTGTCTCTTACAATATCTTCTGAAGAATGGCATGGTGAAGGAGATGTAGTAAAGAAAGAGACATCAGAACTTTCCAGTGTAGGCAAGGAGTGCTCAGTGTCTACTGTGATCCCGGTGCCTTCACAGATATCTCTTGGCCAAGGAAGAACAGATGGTTCCCTAACTGCAGCAGGAACCTTAAGCTTTTCTGAATCAAAAACAGTTTCCCCGTCCAGTGTCTTGACTCCTGAACCTAATCCAAAGTCTGAAGAAAAAGATGGAGATGCAGTTATCATGACACCTAAGCCAGATCCTTTTCCTCCAAAGGGGTATTTTCCTTCAGGTAAGAAGAAGGGGAGGCCTATTGGTAGTGTCAACaaacagaagaagcagcagcagcaaaagcaacagcagcaacaacagcaacaacaacaacagcagcaacaacagcagcaacagcagctgctgccaccacttccatCAGTACCGATAGCACTTCAGCCATCAGGAGAACCTAAGCCTAAGAGACAgcgaagagagaggaggaaaactGCAGCACAACCACGAAAACGGAAACCAAGACGAGCTGCTCCAATTGTGGAGCCTCAGGAACCAGAGattaaattaaaatatgctaCCCAGTCTCTTGATAAATCTGATACTAAGAATAAGTCCTTCTTTCCTTACATTCATGTGGTCAACAAGTGTGAGATAGGTGCTGTGTGCACAATAAttaatgcagaagaagaggagcagAATAAGCTGGTGAGGGGCCGGAAAGGACTGAGGTCATCGACACCACCTCCCAGCAACACTGAGAGCAAAGTGCTGCCTACTTCCTCTTTCATGCTACAGGGCCCTGTAGTAACAGAATCCTCTGTCATGGGCCACCTGGTCTGCTGCCTGTGTGGTAAGTGGGCCAGCTACCGCAACATGGGTGACCTCTTTGGACCTTTCTATCCCCAGGATTATGCAGCCACGCTGCCCAAGAATCCTCCTCCCAAGAGGGCCACAGAAATGCAGAATAAGGTCAAGGTACGGCATAAAAGTGCTTCTAATGGTTCCAAGACagacacagaggaggaggaagagcagcagcagcaacaaaaggaGCAGAGAAGCCTGGCTGCCCACCCTCGCTTTAAGAGACGGCATCGCTCTGAGGACTGTGCTGGGGCCTCTCGGTCACTTTCGAGGGGTGCTGCTTGCAAAAAAGCAACCATTGAGGGTGGCAATGTTGGCGAAAAGGCTCCTTCGGACTCTAAACCCTCTGTGTCCACTTCTGACGGTGGTCCTGAGTTGGAGTTACAAATTCCTGAACTACCTCTTGACAGCAATGAATTTTGGGTCCATGAGGGCTGTATTCTCTGGGCCAATGGGATTTACCTGGTCTGTGGCAGGCTCTATGGGCTGCAGGAAGCTGTGGAAATAGCTAAAGAGATG